A region of bacterium DNA encodes the following proteins:
- a CDS encoding PIN domain protein, translated as MKQRVYIDTSVIGGCEDEEFSQWSIQLFKEFRQGLRIAVVSDLTHKEIEKAPESVRKILFSLPDANVENVFLTEEADILAQNYIDEGVVSAKHIVDAQHIAIASVERVDVLVSWNFQQIVNLNRIHAFNSVNLKLGYPILEIRSPREVIHEKEI; from the coding sequence ATGAAGCAGCGGGTTTATATCGATACATCTGTCATTGGTGGATGTGAAGATGAAGAATTTTCCCAATGGTCTATTCAATTGTTTAAGGAGTTTCGACAAGGTTTACGAATTGCTGTTGTTTCCGATTTAACTCATAAAGAGATTGAAAAAGCTCCAGAAAGTGTAAGGAAAATTTTATTCTCTCTTCCGGATGCAAATGTAGAGAATGTTTTCCTTACAGAGGAAGCTGATATCTTGGCACAAAATTACATTGATGAGGGAGTGGTAAGTGCAAAGCATATAGTAGACGCTCAACATATTGCAATAGCTTCAGTGGAACGGGTGGATGTGCTTGTTAGCTGGAACTTCCAGCAAATTGTAAATCTTAACCGTATCCATGCTTTTAATTCGGTCAATTTAAAATTAGGTTATCCTATCCTCGAGATTAGGAGTCCAAGGGAGGTTATCCATGAAAAAGAAATTTGA
- a CDS encoding nucleotidyltransferase domain-containing protein, which yields MLRPITKMSLRSILVIGIRMSERRKLYVTQRGFFEKGKWLCVTSAISGGAPTKWVGAEAFRSSASRQLKCKRIYERMETKMKNEKIKLPADFQEDIRRAVEILKKSGCTDIFLFGSLGEGKIREGSDIDIAIRGCPRGKFFYLLGKLLLALDRSIDLVNLDSQDAFAQYLEKEGRLLQIG from the coding sequence ATGCTGAGACCGATAACCAAAATGTCGCTTCGCTCCATTTTGGTTATCGGGATACGGATGAGCGAAAGGCGGAAGCTTTATGTAACTCAAAGGGGATTTTTTGAAAAAGGGAAGTGGCTCTGCGTCACTTCGGCTATCAGCGGCGGGGCACCCACGAAGTGGGTCGGGGCTGAAGCCTTTCGCTCATCCGCATCCCGTCAGCTGAAATGCAAGAGAATATACGAAAGGATGGAAACGAAAATGAAGAATGAAAAAATTAAACTTCCAGCAGATTTTCAGGAAGACATCCGACGAGCTGTAGAGATACTAAAAAAGTCAGGCTGCACAGATATTTTCCTCTTTGGCTCTCTCGGAGAAGGAAAAATCAGAGAGGGTTCAGACATTGACATTGCTATTCGTGGGTGTCCACGAGGTAAGTTTTTCTATCTACTTGGTAAACTTCTTTTAGCACTAGATCGTTCCATTGACCTTGTCAACCTGGATAGCCAAGATGCCTTTGCACAATATCTGGAAAAAGAAGGGAGGCTTCTCCAAATTGGCTAA
- a CDS encoding SIMPL domain-containing protein — MNVIVRRGIFAFVLVLASSFSAFAELRLITVTGDAEVRVTPDEVILTLGVETCDKDIGVAKSQNDKRVKKLLAVAKKYKIESKHVQTDHISIEPRYSDDYEKRNFIGYFVRKTIVFTLKDIAKFEDLLSDVLEAGANYVHGVQFRTTKLRKYRDQARALAIKAAEQKANDLAKELGQKIGKPHMIQEDQVGWWCWYNAWWGSRWWRGGMAQNVIQNVGGAPSVAESSIALGQINVNAKVTVSFELE; from the coding sequence ATGAATGTAATCGTGAGAAGAGGTATTTTTGCCTTTGTTCTTGTTTTGGCTTCCTCGTTTTCCGCTTTTGCAGAGCTACGCTTGATCACAGTTACTGGAGATGCTGAAGTAAGAGTTACACCTGATGAGGTTATCCTTACCCTTGGAGTGGAGACATGCGACAAAGATATTGGTGTAGCAAAAAGTCAAAATGATAAACGTGTTAAGAAACTGCTGGCAGTTGCCAAAAAGTATAAAATTGAATCCAAACATGTCCAAACCGACCACATCAGTATTGAGCCGAGATATAGTGATGATTATGAGAAGCGTAACTTTATAGGTTATTTTGTTCGAAAAACGATTGTATTCACACTAAAGGATATCGCCAAGTTCGAAGACCTCCTAAGCGATGTACTTGAAGCCGGCGCCAATTATGTTCACGGGGTTCAATTCCGCACCACAAAGCTCCGTAAGTACAGAGATCAAGCACGTGCTCTTGCAATCAAGGCAGCTGAACAAAAAGCTAATGATTTAGCCAAGGAACTAGGGCAGAAGATTGGCAAGCCTCATATGATCCAGGAAGATCAAGTTGGATGGTGGTGCTGGTATAATGCTTGGTGGGGTTCTCGCTGGTGGAGAGGTGGAATGGCTCAAAATGTAATTCAAAATGTTGGCGGTGCACCTTCAGTAGCCGAAAGCAGCATTGCTCTTGGGCAGATTAACGTCAATGCAAAAGTCACGGTAAGTTTCGAACTTGAATAG
- a CDS encoding YtfJ family protein yields the protein MDKKLLSITALATIFCTLFLPEISIAEDLIIGTAAPFFKVESGDDKILTLDMIKGKIIVIFYEAKDVVKKNRKLKDELNKFYFEQLDLVKKLIIRLPVINCQGAFWPFTGIWKSKLRQNSKKEGMTIYGDWDGKMNSCYKMKDNESNVIIIDQKGIIRYIASGKVEDTEISKIKELLKRVGNEK from the coding sequence ATGGATAAAAAGTTATTATCAATTACCGCTTTAGCAACTATATTTTGCACTTTATTCTTGCCCGAGATATCTATTGCGGAAGATTTAATCATTGGGACGGCTGCCCCTTTCTTCAAAGTTGAATCAGGAGACGACAAAATACTTACTCTTGATATGATAAAAGGAAAGATAATAGTCATATTCTATGAGGCAAAAGATGTTGTAAAAAAGAATCGGAAATTGAAAGATGAGTTAAATAAATTTTATTTTGAACAATTGGATTTAGTAAAAAAACTCATTATTAGGTTGCCTGTTATAAATTGTCAAGGAGCATTCTGGCCATTTACTGGAATATGGAAAAGTAAACTTCGGCAAAATTCAAAGAAAGAAGGGATGACAATATACGGAGATTGGGATGGCAAGATGAATTCTTGTTACAAAATGAAAGATAATGAAAGCAATGTGATAATAATAGACCAAAAAGGAATAATAAGGTATATCGCCTCTGGGAAAGTTGAGGATACAGAAATTAGTAAAATTAAAGAGCTGTTGAAGAGGGTCGGAAATGAAAAATAG
- a CDS encoding DUF3644 domain-containing protein: MHRRLFSEKVDLILKSREAALSAVQIYNNPLTTFKTESFIVLFIIAWTYLLHAYYRSKKIDYRYYTIPKERKKFLRNPDGSIKHWDIKECISKSECPLDKNTSNNLKFLIGLRNQIEHKKATGLDSYLSARYQACALNYNYYLKELFGTKYSLDNNLALSLQFAELDYTQANIIKDKEGLIPKEIHSYIADFDNSLTDDEIKSDRFAYRLLFSKVVAKRQGQADRVIEFIDPESPLAKNISKEYWIKEDREKPKFLRKDVLKKVQAEGHNEFGPSQHTQFWKDHNGKNPAKGFGVEVCGTWYWYQKWIDFILKELQGN; encoded by the coding sequence ATGCATAGACGACTCTTTTCTGAAAAGGTAGATTTAATCTTAAAATCAAGAGAAGCAGCTCTCTCTGCTGTTCAAATATATAATAACCCTCTTACTACCTTTAAAACGGAATCATTCATAGTACTTTTTATTATTGCTTGGACATATCTTCTTCATGCATACTATAGGTCAAAAAAAATTGATTACCGTTATTACACTATTCCCAAGGAGCGGAAGAAATTCTTACGAAACCCAGATGGAAGCATTAAACATTGGGACATCAAGGAATGTATTTCAAAATCTGAATGCCCTCTTGATAAAAATACTTCAAACAATCTTAAATTTCTTATAGGATTACGAAATCAAATTGAGCATAAAAAAGCTACTGGATTAGATTCTTACCTTTCGGCCCGTTACCAAGCATGTGCTTTGAATTATAATTACTATTTGAAAGAACTATTTGGTACAAAATACTCACTTGATAATAATTTAGCTTTAAGTTTGCAGTTTGCAGAACTTGATTATACACAAGCAAATATAATTAAAGATAAGGAAGGGTTAATACCAAAAGAAATTCACTCATATATTGCGGATTTTGACAACTCTCTTACTGATGATGAAATAAAGAGCGATAGATTTGCTTATCGGCTTTTATTTTCAAAGGTTGTTGCTAAAAGGCAAGGGCAAGCGGATAGAGTGATTGAATTTATTGACCCTGAATCGCCATTAGCCAAGAATATATCAAAGGAATATTGGATAAAAGAAGATAGAGAAAAACCTAAATTTTTACGAAAAGATGTTCTGAAAAAAGTTCAAGCTGAAGGTCATAATGAATTTGGACCGTCTCAACACACCCAATTCTGGAAAGACCATAATGGCAAAAATCCTGCCAAAGGATTTGGTGTCGAAGTTTGTGGGACATGGTATTGGTATCAAAAATGGATAGATTTCATTCTTAAGGAGTTGCAAGGAAATTAA
- a CDS encoding site-specific DNA-methyltransferase, translating to MKNVMGGTQMNRALINKIILGDALQVLPQIEDNSIDLVLTDPPYFLDKMDNNWNHKTVSTITDYCHVVKSLPPGMKFDKDQGKNFYDWYLKISKELYRALKPGGFFFSFSSPRLYHRMVSAADDAGFLIRDCFIWLYTQNQPKAMSLNHFIDRLDWDKKSKKEVKDKLTGWKTPQIKSCFEPIMMAQKPCEKTFLENMLKYNVGLLNTNVKIGEDMFPSNVVTTHEITEVLDKCFLLPKPSKEEKGDFNIHKTVKPLAICEYIIKLTTFSDSAIVLDPFVGSGTTAIAAKKLGRKFIGIDTNPEYVEIALRRLENVEEDKTKIYETKKVEQQLRLFEPKGKYSPNKKRGGRKSDRKRPTAYNTA from the coding sequence ATGAAGAATGTAATGGGAGGAACCCAAATGAATAGAGCATTGATAAATAAAATTATATTAGGAGATGCTTTACAAGTCTTACCTCAAATTGAGGATAATTCAATAGACCTTGTCCTAACAGACCCTCCATACTTTTTAGACAAAATGGATAATAACTGGAATCATAAAACAGTTTCTACAATAACAGATTATTGTCATGTGGTAAAATCTCTCCCACCTGGAATGAAATTTGATAAAGATCAGGGAAAGAATTTTTATGATTGGTATCTGAAAATATCAAAAGAGCTATACCGGGCATTAAAACCCGGTGGGTTCTTCTTTTCATTTTCAAGTCCTCGGCTCTATCATCGGATGGTTTCAGCAGCTGATGATGCTGGCTTTTTAATAAGAGATTGTTTTATTTGGCTTTATACACAGAATCAGCCTAAGGCGATGTCACTTAATCATTTCATAGATAGATTAGATTGGGATAAAAAATCTAAAAAAGAAGTAAAGGATAAATTAACTGGTTGGAAAACACCGCAAATAAAATCATGTTTTGAGCCGATTATGATGGCTCAGAAACCATGTGAAAAAACATTCTTAGAAAATATGTTAAAGTATAATGTAGGACTTCTAAATACAAATGTTAAAATTGGAGAAGATATGTTTCCTTCTAATGTGGTAACCACCCATGAAATTACCGAAGTTTTGGATAAATGTTTCCTTTTGCCCAAACCAAGTAAAGAAGAAAAGGGAGACTTTAATATCCATAAAACTGTTAAACCCTTAGCAATATGCGAATATATAATCAAGCTAACCACTTTTTCAGATTCCGCAATTGTTTTAGATCCTTTTGTGGGAAGTGGAACAACCGCCATTGCTGCAAAAAAATTAGGAAGAAAATTCATAGGAATTGACACTAACCCCGAATATGTAGAAATTGCCTTGAGAAGGTTGGAAAATGTTGAAGAAGATAAAACCAAAATCTATGAGACAAAGAAAGTAGAACAGCAACTTAGACTTTTTGAACCCAAAGGCAAGTATTCACCAAATAAAAAGAGAGGTGGTAGAAAAAGTGACAGAAAGCGACCAACAGCATATAACACAGCATAA
- a CDS encoding MjaI family restriction endonuclease: MKVKITIEEIRKYLDIETPEFPKYVAPLINLANQYAQGTRPRVVGQMSEIIQEFEGKTLSEWEKWYLEKKPDAIKNAIEKILQKLKELKNSLNKIDQKMVEQWVIDLVIVKTFAGLRFQEAILKKGAEIKKTNYRLSEPDEESKGIDGYIGDISVSIKPHTYEVKAALPEHIDIKIIIYKKIDNGIEVDYGEIL, encoded by the coding sequence ATGAAAGTAAAAATCACTATCGAAGAAATCAGAAAATATCTGGACATAGAGACGCCAGAGTTTCCTAAGTATGTAGCACCACTCATCAATTTGGCAAATCAATATGCGCAAGGAACACGCCCAAGAGTTGTTGGTCAAATGAGTGAGATTATTCAGGAGTTTGAAGGAAAAACGCTATCTGAGTGGGAAAAGTGGTACTTGGAGAAAAAGCCAGATGCAATCAAAAATGCCATAGAGAAGATATTACAGAAATTGAAAGAACTTAAAAATTCTCTGAATAAAATTGACCAAAAGATGGTTGAACAATGGGTAATAGATTTAGTGATCGTGAAAACTTTTGCTGGGCTCAGATTTCAGGAAGCAATACTTAAGAAGGGTGCTGAGATAAAGAAAACGAATTACCGTTTATCCGAGCCAGATGAAGAATCAAAAGGAATAGATGGTTACATCGGAGACATCTCCGTATCTATAAAGCCCCATACCTATGAGGTGAAAGCTGCATTACCAGAGCACATAGACATCAAAATCATCATCTATAAAAAGATTGACAATGGAATTGAGGTGGATTATGGAGAAATATTGTAA
- a CDS encoding NAD(P)H-dependent oxidoreductase, giving the protein MIEIPSTKDNLSNLFRYLVNLYDNKQFPDFEAVYQFVLEEDGETYYFYLSVSGGKAGYGEGKHSNPTITIYSPVSVWLDIVSGEISGTWGWLTRKYRIKGSLYYLKMFNKVFGKKFTDEEIAGIEDKVQDFEILKKRVWKKPDKILIINGSPRRKNGFTYFYLQYLMKGIEQTGTEVEVIDIYNKEFNIEPCRGCFTCWTKTNGKCVIEDAANELIEKVNNSCVTIYAFPLYISSIPAKLKAFLDREFITVKPVFVPYRNLTRHPLQNTKERYIVLFSVNGFPEIEYFGPVVETFHGIARDFHTPLIATILRPGAQFITDAPPYRVYLKQILASLEQAGKELVEQGKVSRKVLKSISSNYGISKKLWRNYANLYWFLKGKSKEDG; this is encoded by the coding sequence ATGATTGAAATACCATCAACAAAAGACAATTTATCTAACCTTTTTCGTTATTTGGTTAATTTATACGACAATAAGCAATTTCCTGATTTTGAGGCAGTTTATCAGTTTGTTCTGGAAGAAGATGGGGAAACTTATTACTTTTATCTTTCGGTATCAGGAGGAAAGGCAGGGTATGGTGAAGGAAAACATAGCAATCCTACCATTACAATCTATTCACCAGTTTCGGTTTGGCTTGATATTGTCAGTGGTGAAATCAGTGGAACTTGGGGATGGTTGACGAGAAAATATCGTATTAAAGGTTCACTTTATTATCTCAAGATGTTCAATAAGGTATTTGGGAAAAAATTTACTGATGAAGAAATAGCAGGAATAGAAGATAAGGTTCAAGATTTTGAAATCCTAAAGAAAAGAGTATGGAAAAAACCTGATAAGATTCTAATTATAAATGGGAGTCCACGGAGAAAAAACGGCTTTACCTACTTCTATCTACAATATTTGATGAAAGGCATTGAGCAGACAGGTACAGAAGTTGAAGTCATTGATATTTATAACAAGGAGTTCAACATTGAGCCTTGCCGAGGGTGTTTTACCTGCTGGACTAAAACAAATGGAAAATGTGTAATTGAAGATGCTGCAAATGAGTTAATAGAAAAGGTTAACAATAGTTGTGTGACTATTTATGCCTTCCCATTATACATTAGTTCAATTCCTGCCAAATTGAAGGCATTTCTTGATAGGGAGTTTATTACTGTTAAACCTGTTTTTGTGCCTTATCGTAATCTGACACGGCACCCATTGCAGAACACGAAGGAACGATATATTGTTCTTTTTTCTGTCAATGGGTTTCCTGAAATTGAGTATTTCGGACCAGTGGTCGAAACTTTTCATGGGATAGCAAGGGATTTTCATACACCACTTATCGCCACTATATTACGACCCGGTGCACAATTTATTACTGATGCACCACCTTATAGGGTTTATTTAAAGCAAATATTGGCATCCTTAGAGCAGGCAGGAAAGGAATTAGTTGAACAAGGGAAAGTTTCTAGAAAAGTTCTGAAATCTATATCAAGTAACTATGGTATTTCTAAAAAATTATGGCGGAACTACGCCAATTTATATTGGTTTTTGAAAGGAAAAAGTAAAGAAGATGGATAA
- a CDS encoding DNA methyltransferase, giving the protein MKTKHKIIIGDSRWMKEIQDESVHLIITSPPYWQLKDYGNGKQIGFNDSYEEYINNLNLVWNECHRILHKGCRLCINIGDQFARSVYYGRYKIIPIRTEIIKFCESGGFDYMGAIIWQKVTTCHTTGGATVMGSFPYPRNGILKLDYEFILIFKKYGNPPKVSYEIKEQSKLTQEEWNQYFTGHWNFPGEKQDKHLAMFPEELPRRLIKMFSFVDDTVLDPFLGSGTTSLAAKNLNRNSIGYEINEEFLPIIKDKLGLKQSTIFQNATFEIVKQEDPKIDFKEEIKKLPYKFSDPIRFDKKVDPRELRFGSKIDNSHYESETHYTVKEIISPEILILNNGLKIKLLGVKERPEKNGEAVQFLRDKTCGQKVFLKFDNVKYDEKNNLLCYLYLWNKTFLNAHLIKNSLVDVDTTFDYKYKAKFLNFQNGDQKGVT; this is encoded by the coding sequence ATGAAAACAAAACACAAAATAATCATAGGTGATTCAAGATGGATGAAAGAGATCCAGGATGAATCAGTACATCTTATCATTACATCTCCACCCTATTGGCAACTGAAGGATTATGGAAATGGAAAACAGATAGGTTTCAATGATAGTTATGAAGAATATATAAACAACCTTAATTTGGTGTGGAATGAGTGCCACAGGATTTTGCATAAAGGTTGCCGTTTGTGTATTAACATTGGTGACCAATTCGCTCGTTCTGTTTATTATGGAAGATATAAAATTATTCCGATAAGGACTGAAATCATCAAGTTCTGTGAAAGCGGGGGGTTCGATTATATGGGAGCAATTATCTGGCAAAAAGTCACTACTTGCCATACCACTGGTGGAGCAACAGTAATGGGGTCTTTCCCATATCCCAGAAATGGGATTCTTAAATTGGATTACGAATTTATTTTAATTTTCAAAAAATATGGAAATCCACCAAAGGTAAGCTATGAAATTAAAGAGCAATCAAAACTAACGCAAGAAGAATGGAATCAATATTTCACAGGACACTGGAATTTTCCAGGTGAAAAACAAGATAAACATCTGGCGATGTTCCCTGAGGAGTTACCAAGACGACTCATCAAAATGTTCAGTTTTGTTGATGATACTGTTCTTGACCCTTTTCTTGGTAGTGGCACGACATCTTTAGCAGCAAAAAATCTGAATAGAAACTCTATCGGCTACGAAATAAATGAGGAGTTCCTACCGATTATAAAAGATAAACTTGGGTTAAAGCAGAGTACTATTTTTCAAAATGCAACTTTTGAGATAGTTAAGCAAGAAGACCCAAAAATAGACTTTAAAGAGGAAATTAAAAAATTGCCATATAAATTCAGCGACCCTATAAGATTTGATAAGAAGGTTGACCCGAGAGAATTAAGGTTTGGTTCGAAAATAGATAATTCACATTACGAAAGCGAAACACATTACACGGTAAAAGAAATAATCTCCCCAGAGATATTGATTTTAAATAACGGACTAAAAATCAAACTATTAGGTGTAAAGGAGAGACCAGAAAAAAATGGAGAGGCTGTTCAATTCTTAAGAGACAAGACTTGTGGGCAAAAGGTGTTTCTAAAGTTTGATAATGTGAAATACGATGAGAAAAACAACTTGCTTTGTTATCTTTATTTGTGGAATAAGACATTTTTAAATGCTCATTTGATTAAGAATAGTTTGGTTGATGTGGATACTACTTTTGACTATAAATACAAGGCGAAATTTTTAAACTTTCAAAATGGAGATCAAAAGGGTGTAACATGA